The following proteins are encoded in a genomic region of Myxococcota bacterium:
- a CDS encoding DUF3604 domain-containing protein produces MRESVFWGACAATGVAVLGGAALLLAARGRFGAHEGPGEPTAVARPAAVVAANDAAVGSAARALGLPGDRAILFGDLHVHTTFSFDAFAFSLPSLGGEGAHPPADACDFARFCSALDFWSINDHAFSVTPAHWRETVDSLRRCNAVAGDARDPDTVAYLGWEWTQVGATPETHFGHKNVVLRDLDGPALPARPIAAAREGEAGPGALARIAMTAAGDARLRAYARYLAELDETPRCDAATPSPELPDDCLEQARTPADLFRKLDEWEAEAIVVPHGTAWGFYTPPGSTWDKQLAGAMHSEHYQRLFEVYSGHGSSEVYRPWRAVELDAAGNPHCPPPRADYEPMCWRAGEIIRARCLAEGASSDECDLRAEEARANAARAGVSAHLTVPGATAAEWLDAGQCRDCDEPAFHYRPGGSAQYVLALSDFASGDAGASPRRFHFGLLASSDNHFARPGTGFKEFARSGNTESRSPPPGGGAALGPFAPEREEPVARSRAFRSGRSGFAVRETERQASFLTTGGLVAVHADARDRGAIWDALVRREVYGTSGPRILLWFDLLNAPGARGRPLPMGGEARMAGEPIFQVRAVGSFEQLPGCPDDATDALSPERLAHLCKGECYHPSDVRRPITRIEVVRIRPQAAPGEDVAALVDDPWRTFACDGDPAGCVVHFSDAEFASAGRDALYYVRAYEAEAPAINAGNLRCDRDATGACVRAHPCPGPAGAADDCLAPHEPRAWSSPIRVDHARGTADARAPRSEAAVEPHAEAAPL; encoded by the coding sequence ATGAGGGAGTCCGTGTTCTGGGGCGCGTGCGCGGCGACCGGTGTCGCCGTGCTCGGAGGCGCCGCGCTGCTCCTCGCGGCGCGCGGCCGCTTCGGTGCGCACGAGGGGCCCGGCGAGCCGACGGCGGTGGCGCGGCCGGCCGCGGTCGTCGCGGCGAACGACGCGGCCGTCGGGAGCGCGGCGCGCGCGCTCGGCCTCCCGGGCGATCGCGCGATCCTGTTCGGCGACCTCCACGTCCACACGACGTTCTCGTTCGACGCCTTCGCGTTCAGCCTGCCGTCGCTCGGCGGCGAGGGCGCGCACCCACCGGCCGACGCCTGCGACTTCGCGCGCTTCTGCTCGGCGCTCGACTTCTGGTCGATCAACGATCACGCGTTCAGCGTCACGCCCGCGCACTGGCGGGAGACGGTCGACAGCCTGCGCCGCTGCAACGCGGTGGCGGGCGACGCGCGCGACCCCGACACCGTCGCCTATCTCGGCTGGGAGTGGACGCAGGTCGGCGCGACGCCGGAGACGCACTTCGGCCACAAGAACGTCGTGCTGCGCGACCTCGACGGGCCCGCGCTGCCGGCGCGCCCGATCGCGGCCGCGCGCGAGGGCGAAGCGGGCCCGGGCGCGCTCGCGCGCATCGCGATGACGGCGGCCGGCGACGCGCGCCTGCGCGCCTACGCGCGTTATCTCGCCGAGCTCGACGAGACGCCGCGCTGCGACGCCGCGACGCCGTCGCCCGAGCTCCCCGACGACTGCCTCGAGCAGGCGCGCACGCCGGCCGACCTGTTCCGCAAGCTCGACGAGTGGGAGGCCGAGGCGATCGTCGTCCCGCACGGGACGGCGTGGGGCTTCTACACGCCTCCCGGATCGACGTGGGACAAGCAGCTCGCGGGCGCCATGCACTCCGAGCACTACCAGCGCCTGTTCGAGGTGTACTCGGGACACGGGAGCTCGGAGGTGTACCGGCCGTGGCGCGCGGTCGAGCTCGACGCCGCGGGCAATCCGCACTGCCCGCCGCCGCGCGCGGACTACGAGCCGATGTGCTGGCGCGCGGGCGAGATCATCCGGGCCCGCTGTCTCGCGGAAGGCGCGTCGTCGGACGAGTGCGACCTGCGCGCCGAGGAGGCGCGCGCGAACGCGGCGCGCGCCGGAGTCTCGGCGCACCTCACCGTGCCCGGCGCGACCGCCGCCGAGTGGCTCGACGCCGGGCAGTGCCGCGACTGCGACGAGCCCGCCTTCCACTACCGGCCGGGCGGCTCGGCGCAGTACGTGCTCGCGCTGTCGGACTTCGCGAGCGGCGACGCCGGTGCGTCGCCGCGCCGGTTCCACTTCGGGCTCCTGGCGTCGAGCGACAACCACTTCGCGCGGCCCGGCACGGGCTTCAAGGAGTTCGCGCGCAGCGGGAACACGGAGTCGCGCTCGCCGCCGCCGGGCGGCGGCGCCGCGCTCGGCCCGTTCGCGCCCGAGCGCGAGGAGCCCGTCGCCCGCTCGCGCGCGTTCCGCTCCGGCCGGTCGGGCTTCGCGGTGCGCGAGACCGAGCGCCAGGCGTCGTTCCTCACGACGGGCGGGCTCGTCGCCGTGCACGCCGACGCGCGCGATCGCGGCGCGATCTGGGACGCACTCGTGCGCCGCGAGGTGTACGGAACGAGTGGGCCGCGCATCCTGCTGTGGTTCGACCTGCTGAACGCGCCGGGCGCGCGCGGCCGCCCGCTCCCGATGGGCGGCGAGGCGCGCATGGCGGGCGAGCCCATCTTCCAGGTGCGCGCGGTCGGCTCGTTCGAGCAGCTCCCCGGCTGTCCCGACGACGCGACGGACGCGCTCTCGCCCGAGCGCCTCGCGCATCTCTGCAAGGGCGAGTGCTACCACCCGAGCGACGTGCGGCGGCCGATCACGCGCATCGAGGTCGTGCGCATCCGCCCGCAGGCCGCGCCCGGCGAGGACGTCGCCGCGCTCGTCGACGACCCGTGGCGCACGTTCGCCTGCGACGGCGACCCCGCCGGCTGCGTCGTGCACTTCTCCGACGCGGAGTTCGCGTCCGCCGGGCGCGATGCGCTCTACTACGTGCGCGCCTACGAGGCCGAGGCCCCCGCGATCAACGCCGGCAACCTGCGCTGCGATCGCGATGCGACGGGTGCGTGCGTGCGCGCGCATCCGTGTCCCGGGCCGGCCGGCGCCGCCGACGACTGCCTCGCCCCGCACGAGCCGCGCGCGTGGTCGTCCCCGATCCGGGTCGACCACGCGCGCGGGACGGCGGACGCGCGCGCGCCGCGCTCAGAAGCGGCCGTGGAGCCCCACGCGGAAGCTGCGCCCCTGTAG
- a CDS encoding flagellar hook protein FlgE — MSLSGAMFTGVSGLGAISTAIQVIGDNIANQNTPGFKASRVQFADVLGRTITSAGGFSQVGAGTAVARVQPLFTQGTFENTSVNTDLAIEGAGLFVVDGNQGRHYTRVGLFSFDNQGLLVDADGDRVQGFGIDPATGAANGQLGNVAINNALAPPVPTSAISTNLNLNASATAIPGGFDPADPVGTANFTHLATVYDSLGNARPVTLFFTKTAAGAWDWTAAVPPSETTTAPANPTDTFVVQGSGTLAFDTSGTLTAATGTTVNFQFAGGAAGSQSITIDFGPLGAQTGSTTQFANAQSVVNAFTQDGSSAGTLVNLDIDDAGYITGLFSNGSIVPLAQLALAQFPNLEELQAVGNNNYVETRASGQPLVGAPSSGQFGSIRSSTIEQSNVDLAGEFVRLIIYQRGFQANTRTISTSNELLASLLQLGQ, encoded by the coding sequence ATGTCGTTGTCGGGTGCGATGTTCACGGGTGTCTCGGGCCTCGGGGCGATCTCGACGGCCATCCAGGTGATCGGCGACAACATCGCCAACCAGAACACGCCGGGATTCAAGGCGAGTCGCGTGCAGTTCGCCGACGTGCTCGGACGCACGATCACGAGCGCGGGCGGCTTCTCGCAGGTCGGCGCGGGCACGGCGGTCGCGCGCGTCCAGCCGCTCTTCACGCAGGGCACGTTCGAGAACACGTCGGTCAACACGGATCTCGCGATCGAGGGCGCGGGCCTGTTCGTGGTCGACGGCAACCAGGGGCGCCACTACACGCGCGTCGGCCTCTTCAGCTTCGACAACCAGGGGCTCCTGGTCGACGCCGACGGCGACCGCGTGCAGGGCTTCGGGATCGACCCCGCGACCGGCGCCGCGAACGGTCAGCTCGGCAACGTCGCGATCAACAACGCGCTGGCGCCGCCGGTGCCGACGTCGGCCATCTCGACGAACCTCAACCTGAACGCGAGCGCGACGGCGATCCCGGGCGGCTTCGATCCCGCCGACCCGGTGGGCACCGCCAACTTCACGCACCTCGCCACCGTCTACGACTCGCTCGGCAACGCGCGGCCCGTGACGCTCTTCTTCACGAAGACGGCGGCGGGCGCGTGGGACTGGACGGCGGCCGTGCCGCCGAGCGAGACGACGACGGCGCCCGCCAATCCGACGGACACCTTCGTCGTCCAGGGCAGCGGCACGCTCGCGTTCGACACGTCGGGCACGCTCACGGCGGCCACCGGCACGACGGTGAACTTCCAGTTCGCCGGCGGCGCCGCGGGCAGCCAGTCGATCACGATCGACTTCGGGCCGCTCGGCGCGCAGACGGGAAGCACGACGCAGTTCGCGAACGCGCAGTCCGTGGTGAACGCGTTCACGCAGGACGGCTCGTCGGCCGGCACGCTCGTGAACCTCGACATCGACGATGCGGGCTACATCACGGGCCTGTTCTCGAACGGCTCGATCGTGCCGCTCGCCCAGCTCGCGCTCGCGCAGTTCCCGAACCTCGAGGAGCTGCAGGCGGTGGGCAACAACAACTACGTCGAGACCCGCGCCTCGGGCCAGCCGCTCGTCGGCGCGCCCTCGTCCGGCCAGTTCGGCTCGATCCGGTCGAGCACGATCGAGCAGTCGAACGTCGACCTCGCCGGCGAGTTCGTCCGCCTGATCATCTACCAGCGCGGCTTCCAGGCGAACACGCGCACGATCTCGACGAGCAACGAGCTGCTGGCGTCGCTGCTGCAGCTCGGCCAGTAG
- a CDS encoding flagellar hook capping FlgD N-terminal domain-containing protein: MDIQSASAPGTTAATSAASAAANRDRTTLGQDEFMRMLITQLEHQDPLEPQDPTEFTAQLAQFSTLEQLTKIREGIDGLRSDEGAFSDVASLAGLVGRDVVIRSSMFEVDAGGAVPGLELDLAAPAEAVRVRVLNAAGIPVRTFDLGSLSSGRHALAWDGLASDGTPVPPGTYELRAESVSGANSTRLETLVHGTVDAVEPLAGGGASITVGPAHAASDAIVEVRRTPEPVASAPAVAATPVLAPAVEPLTEIAGS; this comes from the coding sequence ATGGACATCCAGTCGGCGAGCGCGCCGGGCACGACCGCCGCGACGAGCGCGGCGTCCGCGGCGGCGAATCGCGACCGCACGACGCTCGGCCAGGACGAGTTCATGCGCATGCTGATCACGCAGCTCGAGCACCAGGACCCGCTCGAGCCGCAGGACCCGACCGAGTTCACCGCGCAGCTCGCGCAGTTCAGCACGCTCGAGCAGCTCACGAAGATCCGCGAGGGCATCGACGGACTGCGCTCGGACGAGGGCGCGTTCTCCGACGTCGCCTCGCTCGCGGGCCTCGTCGGCCGCGACGTCGTGATCCGCTCGTCGATGTTCGAGGTCGATGCGGGCGGCGCGGTGCCGGGCCTCGAGCTCGACCTCGCGGCGCCGGCCGAGGCCGTGCGCGTCCGCGTGCTGAACGCGGCCGGCATTCCCGTCCGCACGTTCGACCTCGGCTCGCTGTCGAGCGGCCGCCACGCGCTCGCGTGGGACGGCCTCGCGAGCGACGGAACGCCCGTGCCGCCGGGCACCTACGAGCTGCGCGCCGAGTCGGTGTCGGGCGCGAACTCGACGCGGCTCGAGACGCTCGTGCACGGCACGGTCGACGCGGTCGAGCCGCTCGCGGGGGGCGGCGCCTCGATCACGGTCGGTCCGGCGCACGCCGCATCCGACGCGATCGTCGAGGTGCGCCGCACACCGGAGCCGGTGGCGTCCGCTCCGGCCGTCGCTGCGACGCCGGTGCTCGCGCCGGCCGTCGAGCCGCTCACGGAGATCGCGGGAAGCTAG
- a CDS encoding flagellar hook-length control protein FliK encodes MIEVARVADGGVSGSAATARTGASSESRGAGGPFAEIFAAAQQAPSGGAERDARAVTGSGAAHGASAAPSDPQRGAAPGTAQTEEGAATSAGAQADDETSAGDVPAEAGTLSLAGALAAGAVAGPVASATPAAPSAEGAQSGAASVAEGGAATSGAPVAEAASAAAGDVPPDDAAARAAANGGVATGLASPTEAVPVEGAPSEDDVAARVAAATGTASGTAPGAPGAPNAPDAPEVAAAREAAAPAVATLAAGSAPAADTAAAAASAAPSAAPRVDAASEAPSSGAAEALREAASLVEAASVDDAAADTGFGDAGDADTAGGGSSAHPSTSLELPAPPVVPVAHAGPSAEAGAAALGAAPAAGVETASAPTDPARITATPASLDEVATRIAWLAEEGGGAARIRLHPAHLGELDIRVRLRGNAVEVSVLAGDASARAALGDQRGALATALGERALAMASFDVRDFGAGTGFARDGGSAGANDGGAARAFAAPAVRAVAAAPSAWASAPPQGGGVDVRV; translated from the coding sequence ATGATCGAGGTCGCGCGCGTCGCCGACGGCGGCGTCTCCGGTTCTGCGGCGACTGCGCGCACGGGCGCGAGCAGCGAGTCGCGCGGCGCGGGCGGGCCGTTCGCCGAGATCTTCGCGGCCGCGCAGCAGGCGCCGTCCGGTGGGGCGGAGCGCGATGCGCGCGCGGTGACGGGGAGCGGCGCGGCGCACGGTGCGAGCGCGGCTCCGAGTGATCCGCAGCGCGGCGCCGCGCCGGGCACCGCGCAGACGGAGGAAGGCGCCGCGACGAGCGCCGGCGCGCAGGCGGACGACGAGACGAGCGCGGGCGACGTCCCGGCGGAGGCCGGGACTCTCTCGCTCGCGGGCGCTCTCGCCGCGGGTGCCGTGGCCGGCCCGGTCGCATCTGCGACGCCCGCCGCGCCGTCCGCCGAGGGGGCGCAGTCGGGAGCCGCGTCCGTTGCAGAAGGCGGAGCGGCGACGTCGGGTGCGCCCGTCGCGGAAGCGGCGAGCGCGGCTGCGGGCGACGTGCCGCCGGACGACGCCGCCGCGCGCGCGGCGGCGAACGGTGGGGTCGCGACCGGGCTCGCCTCGCCGACGGAGGCGGTGCCGGTCGAGGGCGCGCCCTCGGAAGACGACGTCGCGGCGCGCGTCGCCGCGGCGACCGGAACGGCGAGCGGAACGGCGCCCGGCGCACCCGGCGCGCCGAACGCACCCGATGCACCCGAAGTCGCTGCGGCGCGCGAAGCGGCGGCGCCCGCGGTCGCGACGCTCGCGGCGGGCTCCGCGCCGGCTGCGGACACGGCGGCCGCGGCCGCGAGTGCCGCTCCGTCGGCGGCGCCGCGCGTCGACGCGGCATCCGAAGCTCCCTCGAGCGGTGCCGCCGAGGCGCTGCGCGAAGCGGCGTCGCTCGTCGAGGCCGCGTCGGTCGACGACGCCGCCGCGGACACCGGCTTCGGCGATGCCGGCGATGCCGACACCGCGGGTGGCGGGTCGAGCGCACATCCCTCGACGTCGCTCGAGCTGCCCGCGCCTCCGGTCGTTCCGGTCGCGCACGCCGGCCCGTCCGCGGAGGCGGGGGCCGCGGCGCTCGGCGCGGCACCTGCCGCCGGCGTCGAGACGGCGTCGGCTCCGACGGATCCCGCGCGCATCACGGCGACGCCCGCTTCGCTCGACGAGGTCGCGACCCGCATCGCCTGGCTCGCGGAGGAAGGCGGCGGCGCGGCGCGCATCCGGCTGCATCCCGCGCACCTCGGCGAGCTCGACATCCGCGTCCGGCTTCGCGGCAACGCGGTCGAGGTGAGCGTGCTCGCCGGCGACGCGTCCGCGCGCGCGGCGCTCGGCGACCAGCGCGGCGCGCTCGCGACCGCGCTCGGCGAGCGCGCGCTCGCGATGGCCTCGTTCGACGTGCGCGACTTCGGGGCCGGAACGGGCTTCGCCCGCGACGGCGGGAGCGCAGGCGCGAACGACGGCGGCGCCGCGCGCGCCTTCGCGGCGCCTGCGGTCCGCGCGGTCGCGGCGGCGCCGTCCGCATGGGCGAGCGCGCCGCCGCAGGGGGGAGGCGTCGACGTCCGCGTGTGA
- a CDS encoding GGDEF domain-containing protein, translating into MSEALVSDYMSSDVETARADEPLRAALERMAARRCSCTVVCEDARPIGIVTERDLGRLVLQEDRASRLDAPVAASMTRGIVAVERTATVAHAARVLRERAIRRLPVVDASGAVCGILTQSDLLRAFAAEAEERSEALEVLVAERTRELEEANQRLEALSLTDGLLGIGNRRSMELHLTNLHQIAGRYGKSYAMLMVDVDSFKLFNDRYGHLAADGVLRSVAQTAESLLRAPDRAFRYGGEELALALPETCSEGAMRAAERVRGGIEALGIEHEASHAGVVTVSIGVAVAREEGVRFPEAWSDLIARADTALYVAKESGRNRAVLWTPGLGRGAEC; encoded by the coding sequence ATGAGCGAGGCACTGGTGAGCGACTACATGAGCAGCGACGTCGAGACCGCGCGCGCGGACGAGCCGCTGCGCGCGGCCCTCGAACGCATGGCCGCGCGGCGCTGCTCGTGCACCGTGGTGTGCGAGGACGCGCGTCCGATCGGCATCGTGACGGAGCGGGATCTCGGGCGTCTCGTGCTGCAGGAGGACCGCGCGTCGCGACTCGATGCGCCCGTGGCGGCGTCGATGACGCGCGGGATCGTCGCCGTCGAGCGCACGGCGACGGTCGCGCACGCGGCCCGTGTGCTGCGCGAGCGCGCCATCCGGCGCCTTCCCGTCGTGGACGCGAGCGGCGCGGTGTGCGGGATCCTCACGCAATCCGATCTCTTGCGGGCGTTCGCGGCAGAGGCGGAGGAGCGCAGCGAGGCGCTCGAGGTGCTCGTCGCCGAGCGCACGCGCGAGCTCGAGGAGGCGAACCAGCGGCTCGAGGCGCTCTCGCTCACCGACGGCCTGCTCGGAATCGGCAACCGGCGCTCGATGGAGCTCCACCTCACGAACCTGCACCAGATCGCCGGTCGCTACGGGAAGTCGTACGCGATGCTGATGGTCGACGTCGACTCGTTCAAGCTGTTCAACGACCGCTACGGCCACCTCGCGGCGGACGGCGTGCTGCGCAGCGTCGCGCAGACGGCGGAGAGCCTGCTGCGCGCGCCCGATCGCGCCTTCCGCTACGGCGGCGAGGAGCTCGCGCTCGCGCTGCCCGAGACGTGCTCGGAAGGGGCGATGCGCGCGGCGGAGCGGGTGCGCGGCGGCATCGAGGCGCTCGGCATCGAGCACGAGGCCTCGCACGCGGGCGTCGTCACCGTGAGCATCGGCGTCGCGGTCGCGCGCGAGGAGGGCGTGCGTTTCCCCGAAGCCTGGTCCGACCTGATCGCGCGCGCGGACACCGCGCTGTACGTCGCCAAGGAGTCCGGCCGCAACCGCGCCGTGCTCTGGACCCCCGGGCTGGGCCGAGGCGCCGAATGTTAG